In the Helianthus annuus cultivar XRQ/B chromosome 11, HanXRQr2.0-SUNRISE, whole genome shotgun sequence genome, one interval contains:
- the LOC110887952 gene encoding N66 matrix protein-like, whose amino-acid sequence MVTTSKPPTITEAIDLSVALTEEAIRLGKFSISEQKKKETHVESSGENKRKFSNFKKSTQGNNSGTNKRRDANPPAEVRTGATSSENKGKGYMGTLPKCDIYQHHHTGRCRYGKCENCGKTGNRNQGGNGNFGGNGNRGGFGNQAGNGNRGGNNNQGGSGNGNGRGQGCLIAVM is encoded by the exons ATGGTGACTACTTCTAAGCCTCCAACAATTACTGAAGCCATTGACTTGAGCGTGGCTTTGACTGAGGAAGCGATCAGATTGGGCAAGTTTTCAATCTCCgagcagaagaagaaagagactcatgttgAGTCTTCTggagagaacaaaaggaagttctcaaatTTCAAGAAGAGTACCCAAGGAAACAACAGCGGTACGAACAAGCGTAGAGATGCTAACCCACCAGCCGAGGTCAGGACTGGTGCTACAAGTTCCGAGAACAAAGGAAAGGGATACATGggtactctgcccaagtgtgatatTTATCAGCATCATCACACAGGACGATGTAGGTATGGGAAATGTGAGAACTGTGGCAAG ACTGGAAATCGCAATCAAGGAGGAAATGGAAATTtcggtggaaatggaaatcgtggTGGTTTTGGGAATCAAGCTGGTAACGGAAACCGTGGAGGAAACAACAATCAGGGTGgaagtggaaatgggaatggACGTGGCCAAGGTTGTTTGATTGCGGTGATGTAG